The genomic region TATTTCAGAACAACTAAAAAATTTAAATAATGATGTAAACAAAAAATTCGAAGACTTCTTTATTGAAAATTATGATAAAACCCTTTCTACCTTATTTTCAATATTTGAAAATAAAATAAAAGAAAATATCAAAAATTTAGAAGATTTTTTGAATGCTATCAGTAGAAGTACTGATTTAAAAAGAAAAGCCGCTTCAAAATCTATTTCAATTATAGAAAGATATAGTTTATTACAACCATATGCTGATTTGCAAAAATTAGACGGAATCCAACTGTGGCTTATTAACCCTAAAATATTTACAAAGAAAAATGCTTTTGAAATTTCAATAAAAGGAGAAAATTATAAAATTCAAAAGAAAGCTGAAAGTTATGTCCCTGGCAAAGATAATTTAAAAAACTTAAATATACTTAATTTTGTTAAAATGAATTCTATCCAAATAATTTCAAAAAATCTTTCTTATGGATTAAGCAAGGTTATTTTTATAGATAATAAACCTTTTTTTCTAACATTAACCCCAGTTTATGACCCTGTATCAACACAAAAAATTGTTGGAATATTGGCCGGTTTAAAAGAATTCGGATATGATGATATCGTAGAAATAGGTAATTTAATTGATGCATATATAGTAATTTATTCTTCTACAGGAACGCCATTATTTGGCAATATACCTACTTCAAATCTTAAATTTAATCCATCTAATATAAACAAGTTTATTACAGAAACTATTTTGAAAAAAGAAGCTAGAAGCTTCTATACAACATCTCAAATTTTCCCATTAATGTACGTTCAAATTTCTAAACCATTAATCAAAACAAAAACAGATTTAAATATCAGCTTGAAAAGTAACTTTACTTTACCTGAATTTAAAACAGCACGTATTTCTTTAAATTTAAATATTGATATGAGCAAAATTATAAATATGATAATTTATATTATTTTAGTAATAATTTTAATTTCTATAATAATTTCTATTTATATGGGAAGAAGATTTTCTAAAGACCTACATGTTGTAGTAAAGAATCTCGATAACATATCACAGGGGAATTTAAAAGATATTATTAAATTAGAAAGAAGAAAAAATGATGAAATAGGCATCATGATGAGTAAAATACATAGCACACTTGACTTTTTAATTTCTATGTTCAAAGACTTAAACGAAAATATAAATAGATTAAATACTGCCTCAAAAGAAATTGATACCTCTTCGGAAAAGTTAGAAAATACAAAAATTACAATCGAAAAGGTTGTAGAAAGTGTTAGAAATTTAATGAATGATATGGAAGAATTTCTATATTCTTTAGATAAAAATATTGAAGTGCTCTTTGATAATAGCAGCAACATATTAAATGAAGCAAATACTATAGAAAATACAATTGATAAATTAAGTCAATTTAATACAACAACTAAAAAAATGACAAGCGAAACAAAAGAAACAACAGAATTAATAAACAATTTAATAATGAACTTAGCTTCTAGTTTCGAAAATTTCAATAAAAAGGTAGAAGAAGTTTTTGATTTTGTAGAGAAAATCACCGATATCTCTAAACAAACCAATTTACTTGCATTAAATGCTGCTATAGAGGCAGCGAGGGCGGGAGAAGCCGGTAAAGGTTTTGCTGTTGTTGCAGACGAAATAAGAAGTTTATCGGTTGAAACTAACAATATTGCAGAAGATATTTCAAACCAAATAAAACTGATAGGCGATGATATGAAAATACTCTTAAATGAAGTACAATCTTCAAAAGAAAATATAAATAATCTTGATTCAATAATGAACAGATTTGAAAAAGATATGACGGAAATAAACAACCTTACTCTGGAATTAGATAGAGTTTTTGATATTTTAAAAAATATCATAGAAGAACAAAATAGCGTTTTAAAATCATTTGATGATAAGAAAATAGAAATCAATAGTTTCTTAAATGTTTCAAAGAATGAAATATTGGAATTCACAAATATTATCAATAATGAAACGGAAGTTATAAATACTTTGATTGCTCAATCAGAAAAACTACAAAAAAGTTCAGAAAAATTGACATTCATAATATCCTTTTTTAAAGTCGATTAAATATAATTAAAGATGTTTATTATTAGTTATTGAAAAAAATCAAAAAATATGATATAATCCCCCTATAAGATTACTTATAGGGGGTGTTTATTGTGGAGAGGGATGAAGTTTTAAAAGTAGTTGAATCTGAAAAAGTCAAATTTATAAGATTGCAAATCACTGATATTAATGGTTTGCTAAAAAATGTAGAAATACCATGGGATGAATTAAAAAATTCATTCGAAAAAGGAACAATGTTTGATGGTTCTTCCATTGAAGGTTTTGTCAGAATAGAAGAGTCTGATATGTATTTAAGACCTGATCCTTCAACATTCGCAATTTATCCATGGACAGACCAAGGTTATAAATCTGCTAGATTAATTTGTGACGTTTATAATTCTAATGGTACTCCGTTTGAAGGTGATCCACGATACAGGTTAAAATTGGTATTAAACAAATTAAAGGAAAAAGGATTTTCTGCTTATGTTGGACCTGAACCAGAATTTTTCCTATTACCAAAAGATAGTCAATCAAATAAACCTATATTAAAATTTTTAGATAATGGTGGATATTTTGATTTATTACCTATAGATCAAGGAGAAGAAACAAGAAAAGATATTGTATTAGCTTTAGAAGAAATGGGAATCAACGTTGAAGCATCACACCATGAAGTTGCTCCTTCACAACATGAAATAGATTTTACTTATGATGAAGCTCTTAAAACAGCTGATAATATTCAAACCTTTAAATTAGTTGTAAAAACAATCGCTTTATTAAAAGGATTACATGCCACATTTATGCCAAAACCATTTTTTGGTGAAAACGGATCTGGAATGCACACTCATTTAAGTTTATTTAAAGATGGTAAAAATGCTTTTTATGATGAAAATAAAGAATTTGAATTAAGCGAGACATTAAGATATTTTGTTGGCGGAGTTCTAAAGCATATAAAAGCAATTACTGCAATAGCTAATCCTACAATTAATAGTTATAAAAGACTGGTCCCTGGATATGAAGCACCTGTTAATATTGCATGGTCCCCAAGTAATAGAAGTGCCTTAATAAGAGTACCTGCAGCACGTGGAAAAGGTACTAGAATTGAAGTGAGAAGTCCTGATCCTACAGCTAATCCATATTTACTATTGGCTACTTTATTAGCTGCTGGTTTAGAAGGAATTGAAAATAATATAGAACCACCTTCACCTGTAATTTCAAATATTTATCATATGACACCAGAAGAGAGAGATAAAGTTGGTATTGACCATCTTCCCGGAAATTTAAAAGAAGCTATTGAAGAGTTAAAAAAAGATGATTTAATAAAATCAGTTCTTGGAAACCATATTTTTGAAAAATATATTGAATTAAAAGAATCCGAATGGAAAGAGTTTTCTATTAATGTAACTGATTGGGAAATTAATAAATATTTATGGATTATGTAACATTTTTCTATTATAATACTATTGGTTCTAGGGACCTACTATAGGCTGGGTCCCGCGCAACGGGAACCCGCGAACCTGGTCAGGCCCGGAAGGGAGCAGCCATAAGCGGTACTTCCTGTGTGCCGCGGGGGTGCCCGGCCATCTTTAATTTTAAGGGGGATTTTTATGAAAAGGCTTTTTTATTTTTTATTTTTATTTATATTTTCTTTATCAGTTTTTTCAGCAAATTTAGGTATATATTCAAATGGAGTTTTTTTAGAATTTCCTATTAGCAATATAAAAGTAAAGGCTGGATATCCAACATTTGGTCTTTCATACAATAAAAATAATAAAAACATAGGATTTAATTTAAACTCTGATTTTAATCTCAATAACCCTCAATTAAATAACTATATATCAACAAATCTAACCATATATTTTAATAATTTAGCTCTTTATTCAGGATTATGGAATACATTTGATTTAAATGATTCAGAAAATGCTACTACTACTAAAATTGGAAATTTTGGTTTTTTCACAGGAATAACTACAAACATTCAAAATTTAAAAATGAATATATCTTTAAATCTAAAAATAATGAATTGGATAAAAACAGGTAATATAGTTACAAGCCTGCCTGCTTTTAAGGGGACTTTTGAAGATGCTGTTTTTTTGGCTATTGGTTTAGATTACACTATTCCTATAAATAAAAATAACATTAGCATTTTTTTTAATTTCGGAGCAAATTATATTAACTTTCCGAACGGTTTAACATTATATCAATTTAATAATAAATATAATTTTGGTATATTACTAACATTAAATGAATTGTTTAAACAGGAGGAATGAAATGAAAGAAAAAAATGAAAAAATTTTTGGTCCAGAAGACTTAAAAGATTTAACTCCAGAACAGGTTATAAAATTATATGGAGAACAAAATAATGAAAAGAAAAAAGAAAAAAGAAAAAAACTGACAAAGTTTCAACATTATTATATTGAAAACCCCGAAACTGAATTAACAGTGAAAACATTAACACTTGAGTTAAAAAATGGTCATACGTATATATTTAAAGCACCATCAGGTGTATATGGAAAAAAAGAAATAGACAAAGCTACAAAAATACTCTTAGAAAATGTTGAAATTACTGGAAAAAAAATATTGGATATTGGGTGCGGATACGGAGTTATTGGTATTACTTTAAAGAAGGAATATCCTGATATTGACATTTTTATGAGTGATATTAACAAAAGAGCCGTTGAATTTACAAAAATAAATGCAAAAGATAATAATATTTTTGCTGATATCAGGCAAGGATATCTATTTGAACCATGGAAAAATGAGATATTCGATCAAATTATATCCAACCCTCCAATTGTTGCTGGTAAGAAGGTCTGGATGTCTTTAATAGAAAATTCGTATAAACATTTAAAAAAAGAAGGCACTTTACAATTAGTTGCTTTTCATAATAAAGGTGGAAGTAGAATAAAAGAATATATGAAAAAAATTTTCGGAAATGTTACAGAAATTACAAAAAAAGGCGGTATTAGATTATATAAGTCGGTGAAAATATAATGCTTGAAACAAAAAAAATTAATTTTAGTTATAACGAAAAATGTATATTTAATAATTTAAATATTTATTTTGAAAATAAAATCCCAATTGGAATAGTGGGATCTAATGGAAGCGGAAAATCAACTTTATTACGATTATTAAGTGGCATATTGTCTCCAGATAGTGGAGAAGTTTATTTATATAATAAAAAAATTAATTTTCATGATAACGAATCGATTTTATTTCTAAAAAAACATGTAGGTTATATTTTTCAAAATCCAGAAAATCAAATAGTAGGTGTTACTGTTGAAGAAGATATTGCTTTTGGTTTGGAGAATTTAGGGCTGGATAGAAATGAAATGAAAAAAAGAATTAACTGGGCTTTAAATGTTACTGATTTAATAGGATTGGAAAAAAAGGATCCAAACACATTATCCGGCGGTCAAAAACAGCGATTAGCTATTGCTTCTATGTTGGCAATGCAACCTGATTTTATTTTGATGGATGAACCTACAACAATGCTTGACCCAGAAGGTCGTGAAGAAATATACAAGGTTATTAAAAATTTAATAACTATCGGAAAAACTATCATTATAGCTTCGCATCATGCAAAAGATTTACAATTTGTAGAAAAAATTGTTGCTCTGGATTCAGGAAAAATTGTATTTTATGATAATAGAGATAAATTTTATCACTGGTCAGAAAATAAAAATTTTAATGTTGAAATTCCTTTTGAAAATATAGTAAAAAAATATACTGGTAAATCTATAAAAGATTTGGAGAGAAATATATGCCAATAGAAATAAATAATGTTTCTTATACATATGCTGAAGGTACTCCATTTGAAACTATTGCTTTAAAAGATATAACTTGGAGAATAAACGAGAATTCCATGTGGGTTGTTTTAGGAAAAACCGGTTCAGGTAAAACAACTTTAATACAAACCTTAAATGGCCTTCTAATACCCAAAAACGGTGAAATTTTGGTTGATGGAATATATACAAAAGATCAAAAAAATGATATTAAAAAAATTAGAGAAAAAATTGGTATTGTTTTTCAATATCCAGAAAATCAATTTTTTTTACCTACAGTATTAGAAGAATTAATGTATGCTCCAAAAAATTTTAATAAAACTATTAGTCAAAATGATATTTATAACATCCTAAACCTTGTCGGTTTAAATAAAAGTTTTTTAAAGAGAAATCCTTTTACCTTATCTGGTGGTGAGATGCGTAGAGTAGCCATTGCCTCAATTCTCTCCTATGACCCTAAATATATTGTATTTGATGAACCTACAGTAGGGTTAGACTATGATGGAAGAAAAAAAATATGGAATATAATAAAAAATCTTCGAAAAATTGGAAAAACTATAATTATAGTAACTCATTGGATAGACGAATTAATTGAATTTAAACCAAATGTATTGTATATACAAAATCATAAAATAAGTTTTAATGGAACATTTGATGATTTTATTTTGCTGGGAGAAGAAGAACTTAATAATAAAAGTATTTCCTTTTCAGAAAAACTTAAATTATATTATTGTTCATTAAAAAATAATATAAAATTAGAAAAATTATTTCATTATTGAAAAGAATAGGCGTTGACTAATTGAAAAAATAATGTTATAATACTATCTGTCTTGGGAGGTCGTCTAATGGCAGGACAGCGGACTCTGGATCCGCCGATGGAGGTTCGAGTCCTCCCCTCCCAGCCAATAATAACACGCCTGTAGCTCAATTGGTAGAGCGGCGGTCTCCAAAATCGCAGGCTGGGGGTTCAAGTCCCTCCGGGCGTGCCATATTTAGTGTGGGCCATTAGCTCAGCTGGTAGAGCGGCTGACTCTTAATCAGTAGGCCGTGGGTTCGAATCCCGCATGGCCCACCAGTTTTTGGACATTTGTTTATGTGAAAAGCGGAAGCCACCCAGTTGCTTCCCACCTCGGGTAGTTTAGCCGTCAGGGGTTTTAAGATTAATGGGAAATACTTGGGTGGAGTTTACTCCACCCATTTTAATTTATATATTTATTGTTTTCTACACTATAGGTGTAGAAAAGAACAGGAGGGATAAGTATTAAGAAATCAAAAGATACAACATTGAGAAACGAAGAGATTAGGGTGAAAGAAGTTAGGGTAATAGGAAAAAGTGGTGAACAATTAGGCATAATGGAAACGAAAAAAGCTCTACAGATTGCTTATCAAGAAGGACTCGATTTAGTTTTGGTTTCGCCAAACTCTAATCCGCCAGTAGCTAAAATTATGGATTTTGGAAAATACAGATACGAAAAAGAGAAGAGAGAAAAAGAAGCGAAAAAGAAACAAAAGAAGCAAATATTAAAAGAAATGAAATTTAGATTACGAATCGACGAGCATGATTTTAACACTAAAGTGAGAAGAATTAGAACTTTTTTAGAGGATGGAAATAAGGTAAGAGTTGTGGTAATGTTTTTAGGTAGAGATATTATGTTTACAGATAAAGGGAAAGAAATCTTAAATAAAGTTATTAAAAACGTTGAAGATATTGCTGAAGTGACAAGGGCACCTAAAATGGCTGGAAGAGATATGGATATGATTTTATCACCAAAAAATAAAAAATAATTAAAAGGAGGATTAATTATGAAAATTAAAAGACATTCTTCATCAGCAAAAAGATTTAAAGTTACAGGATCAGGAAAAATAAGAATGAGAAGATCAAATGTTGGTCATAACACAAGAATAAGAGGTAAAAAAAGAATGAAAAGGTTGCATCAATATAAAGATATACCAACAGGTTTGAATGATAAAGTTGAAAGATTACTTGGATTAAAATAATTAAAAAAAAATAACCGAAAGGAGAGAATATAGATGAGAGTAAAAAGAGCTGTTCATGCTAAAAAGAAAAGAAGAAAATATCTTAAAGCTGCTAAAGGTTATAGAGGGGCTCTAAGCAGAAGGTATGTTTTAGCAAAGCAACAATTCTTCAGATCAGGAAAATATGCTTATGCTGGCAGAAAACAAAAGAAAAGAGATTTCAGAAGACTATGGATAACAAGAATTAATGCTGCAGCTAGAAATGAAGGCTTAAAATATAATGATTTAATTCATGGCTTAAAATTAGCAGGTGTAAATATCAACAGAAAGATGTTATCTGAACTCGCAGTAAATGATTACGAAGCTTTTAGAGAATATGTAAATATAGCAAAAGAAGCTTTATCTAAATAATATTTGAGGCACCAAATGGTGCCTCAAATATTATTTAAATGAGACCATAAAAAATTTTGTGTAAATAAAAAATAGAACCCTCTTCTTGGTATGGTAAAATAAAACCAAGAAGGGGGTTTTTAAAATGGCAAAGAGAAAGAAAAAAG from Marinitoga aeolica harbors:
- a CDS encoding large ribosomal subunit protein bL35 — encoded protein: MKIKRHSSSAKRFKVTGSGKIRMRRSNVGHNTRIRGKKRMKRLHQYKDIPTGLNDKVERLLGLK
- a CDS encoding class I SAM-dependent methyltransferase encodes the protein MKEKNEKIFGPEDLKDLTPEQVIKLYGEQNNEKKKEKRKKLTKFQHYYIENPETELTVKTLTLELKNGHTYIFKAPSGVYGKKEIDKATKILLENVEITGKKILDIGCGYGVIGITLKKEYPDIDIFMSDINKRAVEFTKINAKDNNIFADIRQGYLFEPWKNEIFDQIISNPPIVAGKKVWMSLIENSYKHLKKEGTLQLVAFHNKGGSRIKEYMKKIFGNVTEITKKGGIRLYKSVKI
- the rplT gene encoding 50S ribosomal protein L20, translated to MRVKRAVHAKKKRRKYLKAAKGYRGALSRRYVLAKQQFFRSGKYAYAGRKQKKRDFRRLWITRINAAARNEGLKYNDLIHGLKLAGVNINRKMLSELAVNDYEAFREYVNIAKEALSK
- the infC gene encoding translation initiation factor IF-3, producing MKKSKDTTLRNEEIRVKEVRVIGKSGEQLGIMETKKALQIAYQEGLDLVLVSPNSNPPVAKIMDFGKYRYEKEKREKEAKKKQKKQILKEMKFRLRIDEHDFNTKVRRIRTFLEDGNKVRVVVMFLGRDIMFTDKGKEILNKVIKNVEDIAEVTRAPKMAGRDMDMILSPKNKK
- a CDS encoding ATP-binding cassette domain-containing protein — translated: MPIEINNVSYTYAEGTPFETIALKDITWRINENSMWVVLGKTGSGKTTLIQTLNGLLIPKNGEILVDGIYTKDQKNDIKKIREKIGIVFQYPENQFFLPTVLEELMYAPKNFNKTISQNDIYNILNLVGLNKSFLKRNPFTLSGGEMRRVAIASILSYDPKYIVFDEPTVGLDYDGRKKIWNIIKNLRKIGKTIIIVTHWIDELIEFKPNVLYIQNHKISFNGTFDDFILLGEEELNNKSISFSEKLKLYYCSLKNNIKLEKLFHY
- the glnA gene encoding type I glutamate--ammonia ligase, which produces MERDEVLKVVESEKVKFIRLQITDINGLLKNVEIPWDELKNSFEKGTMFDGSSIEGFVRIEESDMYLRPDPSTFAIYPWTDQGYKSARLICDVYNSNGTPFEGDPRYRLKLVLNKLKEKGFSAYVGPEPEFFLLPKDSQSNKPILKFLDNGGYFDLLPIDQGEETRKDIVLALEEMGINVEASHHEVAPSQHEIDFTYDEALKTADNIQTFKLVVKTIALLKGLHATFMPKPFFGENGSGMHTHLSLFKDGKNAFYDENKEFELSETLRYFVGGVLKHIKAITAIANPTINSYKRLVPGYEAPVNIAWSPSNRSALIRVPAARGKGTRIEVRSPDPTANPYLLLATLLAAGLEGIENNIEPPSPVISNIYHMTPEERDKVGIDHLPGNLKEAIEELKKDDLIKSVLGNHIFEKYIELKESEWKEFSINVTDWEINKYLWIM
- a CDS encoding energy-coupling factor ABC transporter ATP-binding protein, which translates into the protein MLETKKINFSYNEKCIFNNLNIYFENKIPIGIVGSNGSGKSTLLRLLSGILSPDSGEVYLYNKKINFHDNESILFLKKHVGYIFQNPENQIVGVTVEEDIAFGLENLGLDRNEMKKRINWALNVTDLIGLEKKDPNTLSGGQKQRLAIASMLAMQPDFILMDEPTTMLDPEGREEIYKVIKNLITIGKTIIIASHHAKDLQFVEKIVALDSGKIVFYDNRDKFYHWSENKNFNVEIPFENIVKKYTGKSIKDLERNICQ
- a CDS encoding methyl-accepting chemotaxis protein — encoded protein: MKDSKFKINFFSSMGFKIGLIILILSVVPLLIVSFFVNNSIKSQEKLIIKNVNNQISNIQNSYKEQFSNYNKLLEKQINDYNQNISEQLKNLNNDVNKKFEDFFIENYDKTLSTLFSIFENKIKENIKNLEDFLNAISRSTDLKRKAASKSISIIERYSLLQPYADLQKLDGIQLWLINPKIFTKKNAFEISIKGENYKIQKKAESYVPGKDNLKNLNILNFVKMNSIQIISKNLSYGLSKVIFIDNKPFFLTLTPVYDPVSTQKIVGILAGLKEFGYDDIVEIGNLIDAYIVIYSSTGTPLFGNIPTSNLKFNPSNINKFITETILKKEARSFYTTSQIFPLMYVQISKPLIKTKTDLNISLKSNFTLPEFKTARISLNLNIDMSKIINMIIYIILVIILISIIISIYMGRRFSKDLHVVVKNLDNISQGNLKDIIKLERRKNDEIGIMMSKIHSTLDFLISMFKDLNENINRLNTASKEIDTSSEKLENTKITIEKVVESVRNLMNDMEEFLYSLDKNIEVLFDNSSNILNEANTIENTIDKLSQFNTTTKKMTSETKETTELINNLIMNLASSFENFNKKVEEVFDFVEKITDISKQTNLLALNAAIEAARAGEAGKGFAVVADEIRSLSVETNNIAEDISNQIKLIGDDMKILLNEVQSSKENINNLDSIMNRFEKDMTEINNLTLELDRVFDILKNIIEEQNSVLKSFDDKKIEINSFLNVSKNEILEFTNIINNETEVINTLIAQSEKLQKSSEKLTFIISFFKVD